Proteins encoded within one genomic window of Ascaphus truei isolate aAscTru1 chromosome 8, aAscTru1.hap1, whole genome shotgun sequence:
- the LOC142500979 gene encoding uncharacterized protein LOC142500979, with translation MLLLYIVAPGGHVSPEMEQVSSPGSASSTLLEEHHGDEDDEYDEDDATEETEIQSCDHEEVPIETVVPPNRPSTSTYDAIVASEGKIVDAENRRHSDMMTVLERMIGLQEETVSQLAHLHRVFIEVPKQLQKINTSFEALVVQQTQANYWRMTNVPQFNTSQPGSVHAGQFSPHSSEIHSPGPNVTGQVADIAVQVPDDILPLPSVQNQQLTPTKEPTKTKYKQLLLTSFWSKTTKDTHETDQPSLVQCLPTCSHVSLGTSPVREQSLPKSPVGESLPKSPVGESLPTSPVGESLATSPVGESLATSPVGESLPTSPVGESLATSPVGESLPTSPVGEQSLATSPAREVPEATQSGSVVPKVGGKRKRKIQETTSRPVTRSQKEQKK, from the exons atgttattgttatatatagttgcccctggaggacatgtgtcacctgagatggaacaagtgtcttcacctgggtcagccagctcaacactactagaag aacatcatggtgatgaggatgatgagtatgatgaggatgacgccacagaagagactgaaatacaatcatgtgaccatgaagaggtgccaatagaaactgttgtaccgccaaatcgtccatcaacttccacatacgatgcaattgtagcttcagagggaaaaatagtggacgcagaaaatcgtcgccattcagacatgatgacagtgctggaaaggatgattggactgcaggaagaaacagtatcacaattggcacatctccacagagtcttcattgaagtgcctaaacagttgcaaaaaatcaacacctcattcgaagcattagttgttcagcaaacacaagctaattactggagaatgactaatgtaccacaattcaacacctcccagccaggatctgttcatgcaggtcagttttcaccacattcatctgagattcattcaccaggcccaaatgttaccggtcaagtagcagacattgctgtgcaggttcctgacgacatactaccactgccatctgtacaaaatcagcagctgacacctacaaaggagcccacaaaaacaaaatacaagcagttactactgaccagtttttggtcaaaaacaacaaaagacacacatgaaacagaccaaccatcacttgtgcagtgtctaccaacttgctcacatgtgtcactgggcacaagccctgtccgtgaacagtcactacccaaaagccctgtaggtgagtcgctgcccaaaagccctgtaggtgaatcactgcccacaagccctgtaggtgagtcactggccacaagccctgtaggtgagtcactggccacaagccctgtaggtgaatcactgcccacaagccctgtaggtgagtcactggccacaagccctgtaggtgaatcactgcccacaagccctgtaggtgaacagtcactggccacaagccctgcccgtgaagtgccagaggccactcaaagtggctctgttgtgcctaaagttggtggcaaaagaaaaaggaaaattcaagagacaacaagcaggcctgttactcgctcacaaaaggaacaaaaaaaataa